The following nucleotide sequence is from Pedobacter sp. PACM 27299.
AATTGATGTCAATCCCTTTATTGTTCACTTTACCAATGTTTTTCAGTTCTGTAGCAAAACCGGTTGAAATAGGCACTGGTACATCCAATAACAGGTTATTCGTATTACTATTGTATACATCTACTGATAAAGTCAGCTGATTGTTGAAAAATGCAGCGTCGAAACCTACGTTTAATTGTGCTGTCTTTTCCCATTGTAAGTCGTCATTAGGCTTTGCAATTGGTGCAGCCCCATTAATTACGCCTGGAGTGGAACCACCAAAGACATAACCAAAATTATTCATTGAGCCTTGAGCCGCATAATTAGGAATATTGAAGTTACCAGTTAGTCCATAACTCGCCCTTAATTTCAGGTCAGAAATAGTTTCCGAGTTTTTCAGGAAATCTTCTTCAGATAACCTCCATCCCAGGGAGGCAGAAGGGAAATATCCCCATTTGTTGTTCTTTCCGAATTTCGAAGAACCATCGGCTCTGATCGATCCAGTAAATAAATACTTTCCTTTATAGCCATATTGCAACCTCGCAATACCTGAAGCCAATGCCCATTGTGTTCTGGTTGCTGTACCATTAGTGACCAGACCAGCTTTGATAAACTCTACCTGATCGCTGATGAACCCTTTGGAAGCAAATGCGTAATTACCGCTTAAATCGTCTTTTTGAGTAGACCAGCCAACTAAAGCATTGATGTTATGGTCCCCTATCGTTTTTGCATAATTCAAGGTTTGCTCTAACAGCCAATTGGTTTCTTTTATCGTACGTGAAGAGCCTGTAGCCTCCGAAATTGGGTTTCCAGCGGTGTTAGACTGTGGAAATGTAGAAGGTCTAAAGGTATCTTCAGAACTGTTAAATAAATCCACACCCAGCTGCACTCTATATTTTAAATCTTTTGACAATTCTGCTTCTAAAAAGGCACTTCCAGTCATCCTGGTAGTGGCTACATCGTCTTTTTGAAGCATCGCTAAAGCCACAGGATTCCAGGCTTGTGTGCCCCCATTTCCATCTGCAGTTCTGTTGTCAGGTAAGGTAGTTTTTGTACCTGCACTCCATGAATTTTGGTCAAAATTATAACTGCCATCGGGGTTATACACCGAGAAAATTGGCGCATAATGCAAGGCTGAGGCTACAATACCACCTCCATTAGCATTGTAAGCACCATTGGCATTTACTCTCTTTTCATTGGTGACCGAAGGACTAAAGTTAATGCCATATTTGACCACTCCTTTTTTACCTTCCAGGTTTACCCTACCGCTATAACGCTTGAAACCGCTATTCAAAATAATCCCGTCCTGATCAAAATATTCCAGGGAACCATAGTATTTCATCGACTCTGAGCCACCCGCTGCCGAAATCGAATGGTCTTGAATTGGTGCTGTTCTAAAAATCTGATCCTGCCAATCCGTATTTGTTAAACCTTGCTGACCTTGCAAATAAGGTAAAACCTCTAATGGCAACACCGTATTGGTATTGTTTCCAGTATTAAACAAGCGTAGGCCATTATTATCATTCACACTATAATTAACCAGTGGCTTTCCTGTGGCCAGGTACTTTCTGTTATTGGCTTCCATCACATCTACATAAGAGTTATTTCTGGATTCCAATACCATTTGAGCATACTGATACGCATCCATCATTTTGATCTTATGCGCCAGAGATTGCCAGCCGGTATAACTGTTGACATTAATCGTGGTTACCCCATTCTTGCCTTGTTTTGTGGTGATCAAGACCACACCATTAGAACCTCTTGATCCATAAATTGCAGCAGAGGAAGCATCTTTTAAAACCTCAATGGAAGCAATATCATTGGTATTTAAAGTGTTGATGTTGTCATTTGAGATCGGTACACCGTCAATCACATACAGCGGATTTGAACCTGCAGTGATGGTCCCAACCCCTCTTACTTTAATAGAAAGTGCGCCGCCTGGTGCGCCAGAACCTTGTGAAACCTGCACTCCGGCCATCTTTCCAACCATGGCTTCTGCCGCATTACTAATCGGCTGATTCTCCAGATCTGAAGCTTTGATACTCGCAATAGCGGTGGTCACATCCTTCTTCTTCTGACTGCCATACCCTACTACGACCACATCAGAAAGATTGTTCGAGCTTGGATTTAACTGGATCAGCAGCGTGGCCTGTTCACCAGGTTTCAGTATGTAATTGCTGATGGTTTTAGTTTCATAACCAATATAAGAGGCGCTGATGTTATAGGGAACATTCGCAGAAAGTCCTTTTATCGAAAACTGACCCTCAGAATTGACCATGATTCCTTTCTTTTCATTGGTTTTTGTGTTCAGTAAAAGGACGGAAGCGCCGAGTAAGGGCCGCCCGGTTTCATCTTTTACAATCCCGGTAATCTCAGAAGTCTGAGCCCAGGTCTTTGCCGACACTGACATCATCAGCAGGCAAAAGAACAAGTGTGTAGTAAATTTTTTTAGCATAGTCTAATTTGTTTGATTGTTGTTTTTTGGCAAAAAGATCCCCTTCCCGCCTTTTTTAGCAGGTTAATTTGTTTTAATATGGTCCTTTGATTTACTTTCTGATCAGGAACCCTTCGGCAGTTTTAATTTGGTTAAGTTTGTTTAGTTCAGCGATTTCTTCCAGTATGGTGTCTATAGATTGTGTAGATTTTATAATTCCTGTAAATGACATTTCCACCAAATCAGCACGGTCGTATATAATTTTAACTTTATAGTGTTTTTCCAATTGATCAAACACATCCACCAGAGAAGCCTGCTGGAAGTTGAGATCCCGACTGCTGTTCTTATCTTTCGCCAGTAAAGTCTTGTGGTCCGATACGCTGATCCTATTCAGCATACTATTGTAAACCAGCTCTTTTCCAGGAAGCAGCACTTCGCTGAATGCTGAAATATTCAGAACGGTATCTATATTTTTAACTAAAACCTTTCCCGTATGGAGTTCAACTTTGATGAACTTGCTTTTTTCCAAAGCGGTGATGGTGAATGAGGTACCCAAAGCCGTGGTGGCAATGCCTTTCGCATACACTACAAAAGGATGGTTTGTATCTTTTGAAATCTCAAAAAAGCTTTTCCCATTTAAGAATACTTCTCTTTTATTTTTCACAAAAGGAATCGCGTACCTTAATTCTGCTCCAGGAAATATTTTAACGGTAGAACCATCAGGAAGGATTACCAATTGCTGATGGTCTGTATAATTGACAACTGATTTCCAATTGATCGGGTTTGTTTTTTCAGGGGTTGACACCTTATTGCTGGCCAGCGTTATTTTTGAATCTCTCTGGCTCCAATTCAAATTGAAAAGTCCAATTGAAAGTACAGCCAGTAAAATAGCAGCTGCAGAAACTATCTTGATCCATTTTAAGAGATAAACTTTAGCAATGGTCTCTTTTTTTACTGCGCTAAACATCTCCACACTTTTCAGCTCATCCAGCTGTGCATCATTAGTTTCCTCCCATTCAGTTTGGCTCAATAAATGGTCCGGCAAGTCGTCAATAGCATTCAAATAGTTCAGTACCTGAAGTTTTTCCTCCGGGCTGCACTGTCCTTTAAAATATTTATCTAATAATGCTTCAGACACACTCATACTACCAATACGATTGGATTGGAGGGAAACCCGTAACGAAATAAAAATATATTTAAATTAGTCAAGAATTTTTGTCAGCAGCACCAGGACTGGGACTAAAGCATAGCCATCCAGCTGTTTAACAGCTAATGAAATGTGCTTTTCAACCGTTCTCGGAGAAATACACAGCTGCTCGGAGATTTCTTTATAAGAATAACCTTGCAGTCGACTTAAAATGAAAACCTTTTTCCGGGTTGGTGGAAGCACACTCAGTGCAACTTCCAACTGTTGATTGATTTCAAACTTTTGATGCTGGTCTGTGGCTTCTTCGGAAATGTGAGTATAATATAATTTCAGATTCCTTTCGTCATTACTTTCCTTTTTGAAATAGTCGAGTAAGGTCGTTCTTGCAATCCGGAACAGCTGAACATCCATTTCGTGCTCTTCCGATAAGGTATGCCGAAAGTTCCATAATTTGATAAAAGCGAGCTGAGTTAAGTCCTGGGCCTTATCTTCATCGTTTGTTTTCTTAAAAAAATAGGCATATACCTTTTTATGAGATAGTCTGAAGACCATTTCAAAAGACTCGTGATTGCCTGATTTTAAATTATGGATATAGCTTAACATTGCTGCACAAAACTATTAGATACATATTAGCCAAAACTAAATATAGTGTTAATTCTGATTAAAGTAATAGTTGCAATTTCCTTAACTATCCATGTAATTCGGGGTTATTACGCTTTACTGCTGGTATATTTAGCGGATGTTTGTTCTGATACGGCTCAATGAAGTAGCTGTAACGCCCAGATAAGAGGCTAGATATTTAAGAGGAATGCGATTTGCTAAGCCAGGAAAATTCTTTAAAAAATCCAAATAACGGGTGGTTGCATCTTGAGAAATTATAGGTGCTTTTCTATACTTTTGAAAGATACAGAGTTGAATCATTCTGTTTGTTACATTATCCCATCCGAAAATAGTCCGCAAAAGTTCCTCCCAATTTTGTTTGGAAAACACAATGAGCTTACAATTTGTACATGCCTGCAAATATTCAGATGAGGCGGTTTCCGCGTCAAAATTGATGTAGTCAAAGGTCAAGTTATTTTCATTGATAAAAAAGCGGGTGATTTCTTCCCCCTTGTTGTTGTAATAGCAGCCGCGCATCACGCCTTCCACTATAAAGCCGACTTGTTTTGGCACTTTTCCTGCTTCAGAAAAATATTCATCTTTACCAAGTGACAATAGCTCCGCTTTTTTTGAAATCAATGCGATTTGCTGCTGGTTCAGCGAACAAAATTGTAATACATATTCTAAAAACTCTTTCATTTTGCAAATTTAGTCAAGACGTTTTTTAACCACATGGGACTTGGTAACAATTTGGTTTATAATCATGAAAGCACCATAAAAATAAAAAGCAAATAGTGCTTTCATGAATTTCATTACCAGGGAATTTCAGCTGTTAGCGGATTGGCTTCCTCACTGAAAAATTTACCAGTTGGTCCATTATGATCAATCAAAGCATATTTTACAATGCGTTTACCAGCTTCTTCGACTGTGCCAGTTCCAAGATGGTTTGTAAAATCGGTTTTGGTATAACCGGGGCAAACTGCATTTATTTTAAATTTTGTATCACGCAATTCGTAAGCCAAATGCACCGTATACATATTCATTGCTGATTTTGAAGAAGCATACGCTGCAAGTACTTTATAATGATAAGCAGCATAGTTTGAATCGCTTTGAAAGGTAAGGGATCCCATGTTAGAGCTTACATTTACAATGCGAGGTTCATTAGATTTCTTCAATAAGTCAATAAATACTTGTGTAGTCCGTATTACTCCATAAAGGTTGGTTTCGTATACTTCCTTGAAATTATCTATACTAGCTGCTGAAGGATTTTGAGGAATGCCGCTGATGCCTGCATTATTGATAAGCACATCTAAAATATCCGTCTTTTTACCTATTTCTGCTCTTGCACTTTTCAGGGAATCATTATCAGTTACGTCAAATTGAATAACTTCAACATTGGTCAATCCCTGGGCTTTTAAATGTTCCAGGGCTTCCAGTCCTTTTTCTAAATTCCGGCTTCCGAGGTAAACATAAAACCCTTTTTGTACCAATTGCTTTGCTATTTCAAGTCCTATCCCTTTATTTGCCCCTGTAATTAAAGCTGATTTTTTCATTTCTTTAAATTTTTTAGTGGTGCAAAATTGAACGATTAAAACTGAAAACGACTTGTCATATGGCAAGAAGTGATTAGTTCAAGTTAACACTATTCCAACTAATATACTACAATACGGTATGGAACAATTTCTGATATACGATTCTTATACATTGACCTTATCTTTGATCCTTAGCGCCTGTGTCCTGCTCTTTACATCCAGCTTCACATATAAATTACTGATGTGATATTTCACCGTATTTGGAGAAATAAACAGTTTATTCGCCAGTTCCTGATTGGTTAGACCTTCCCAAATCCCTTGCAGCACCTCTGTTTCGCGCTCAGTCAGCAGGAAATCCTTTTGTAAAATCATCAGGGTATCCTCCTCATTACTCAGCGGAAGGTTGGAAATCCCAGGTACTACTAAAGCACTTTCTTTGAATTCCACCAGGTATTTGTTGATTTCAGTACGGTAATGCTCCTTCTCTTCCTGTAGGGCTCTAACTTTAAAGGTGATGGCAAAGCCGATAGAGATAATTTCAAAAGCACTGACCATTCTCAAGGCATCCATATCAAATGCAGCTAACCAAGGCAGGTTAAAATTCATGTTGAGCACATAGCCAGCTCCAAAAATGACGATGATACCAAAAGTTAAGACTAAAAACCGGGCATAGACATCTTTCTTAAACCTGGAAATGGCAATACTGATAGGGATTATGGCGCTTAAAAAACTGAGCAAATCTACAATCGGAAGGAAGGCCTCCCATTTGAAAATGGTAAATAAAACCAAGGTCAATAATGCCAGGGCGATCACCGGGCCCACATAACGCCAGTAGTTCTTATGCGTATCTTTCAAATCCAGGAAATAGTAAGAAAAAACACAGGCAAAAGCAGCGGTAAATGGCACGGTATAAACCAATAGGTTATTCATCACTAATTCTCCGGAGGACAAGTAATAAAACATTCCGTCTTCATAGAAAAACTCCACAAAAACACCAATCTGTAAAAAGCAGTAGGCAATAAACCGCTTGTCTTTGAAGATCAGGAAGAATACAAAATTGAATATAATGGACATCAATCCAAGTCCGTAATAAAAACCAATTCTGAGCAACCTCTTCCCCTCTTTTTCCTGGAAGGACTGCGCATCCATCAGCACTAAAGGCAATTGTTTCAACAGTGCATCTGAACTTTTCAAATAGTAGACATTACTATCTGTTTGAAAGTTAAACTGATCATATCTGGCTAGATTTTCCTGTTCCTTTATTTCAATGAACTGCCCATTTTTATAACTATAAAGTGAGGTATGGTGAAGGTGCGAAGAAGAAATCTGTAAAGATAAAGGCTGATTCAGCTGATGCGTATCCAGTTTACCTTTTAACCAGTAGGCAGTCTGCTCTTTCTTTGGGCCTGGTTGTTCTGCAAAACTAAAAGAAGGTGCTTTTTTGAGGGGTTTGAAAATCAAACCTGAGATCTCTTTTTCTAAACTGCTGCTGCGATCAGCAGTTTGTCCATTCACAAAAACACCCGGTAATAACAGCAGTATCAGAATGATGATTCGGGGATAAAAAGTTCGGTATTGAGTAGGTTGAAAACAGTTCATTTATACAAGAAACGGCTAAAATAGAACTCAAAACTAATCTTTTTCTGCTGAGCTCATTGTAATAACCTTGTATAATTTGAGTTTTCTTCTCTTCCTGAAACTTAGATACTGATTGCCAAAAACAACAATACAGCCGCAATCCATTGCATTTCAACTCAATATAAAGTGTGTTTCATCAACCTACCCGAATGGGTAGGTTGATTTTAATCTCTTAAATTATGAAACCCACCCATTCGGGTGGGAAATAATGTTTTCTGGCCTTGTATGTTTGTCCCAAGTATTTAATGAATCTCTTCCCTTCTTTAATACATGAAAAATTTCCGAAGGTTAAATTATAGCGACAATAAAGGCAGTAAAACTGCCAAATCTGTAGCCTCTCTCCGCCGGTAGTCTAAGCACTGCCGGCATTCATATCAACTCATAAAAAAATAAGATTAGGTGATTAAAGCCAACCTTTTCTTTTGAACCAAAAGTAAATAGCTACCGTCACCACCACCATTAATCCCATCACTCCCGGGTATCCCATTCTCCAATGCACTTCCGGCATAAACTCGAAGTTCATTCCATAGATTCCAACAATGAACGTTAAGGGCATAAAGAATACCGAAAAGATGGTCAGCACCCGCATGATTTCATTTGTTTTCTGAGAAGATGCCGAGAAATAAATGGCTAACAGCTGATGTATGTTTTCAGCAAGTGAGTCCAGCATGCTCTGATGTTTCACATATAAATCCCTGGTATCCCTAGTATTCAC
It contains:
- a CDS encoding SusC/RagA family TonB-linked outer membrane protein, producing the protein MLKKFTTHLFFCLLMMSVSAKTWAQTSEITGIVKDETGRPLLGASVLLLNTKTNEKKGIMVNSEGQFSIKGLSANVPYNISASYIGYETKTISNYILKPGEQATLLIQLNPSSNNLSDVVVVGYGSQKKKDVTTAIASIKASDLENQPISNAAEAMVGKMAGVQVSQGSGAPGGALSIKVRGVGTITAGSNPLYVIDGVPISNDNINTLNTNDIASIEVLKDASSAAIYGSRGSNGVVLITTKQGKNGVTTINVNSYTGWQSLAHKIKMMDAYQYAQMVLESRNNSYVDVMEANNRKYLATGKPLVNYSVNDNNGLRLFNTGNNTNTVLPLEVLPYLQGQQGLTNTDWQDQIFRTAPIQDHSISAAGGSESMKYYGSLEYFDQDGIILNSGFKRYSGRVNLEGKKGVVKYGINFSPSVTNEKRVNANGAYNANGGGIVASALHYAPIFSVYNPDGSYNFDQNSWSAGTKTTLPDNRTADGNGGTQAWNPVALAMLQKDDVATTRMTGSAFLEAELSKDLKYRVQLGVDLFNSSEDTFRPSTFPQSNTAGNPISEATGSSRTIKETNWLLEQTLNYAKTIGDHNINALVGWSTQKDDLSGNYAFASKGFISDQVEFIKAGLVTNGTATRTQWALASGIARLQYGYKGKYLFTGSIRADGSSKFGKNNKWGYFPSASLGWRLSEEDFLKNSETISDLKLRASYGLTGNFNIPNYAAQGSMNNFGYVFGGSTPGVINGAAPIAKPNDDLQWEKTAQLNVGFDAAFFNNQLTLSVDVYNSNTNNLLLDVPVPISTGFATELKNIGKVNNKGIDINLGTQQQFGAVKWTASGNFSKNINKVVELGPGNADIIKTGSVANAYFITRVGEPIGSYYLPVVLGVFKNQAEVNAYPHYLDTQGNYDVNTSKPGDFKFKDVDGDGVIDLTKDREIVGNYLPKFTYGFATSFEYKGIDLGVAMQGVYGNQILNLSRRYFANKEGNMNNMISSLDRWKSESDPGSGQDVRANRAAKGSNGTTSTWHIENGSYLRIRNIALGYTLPESLAKKLTLNKVRIYVAMQNPFTFTKYTGYNPEVTNRSDATTNGEDYGVYPTAKTTSIGINITL
- a CDS encoding FecR family protein; translated protein: MSVSEALLDKYFKGQCSPEEKLQVLNYLNAIDDLPDHLLSQTEWEETNDAQLDELKSVEMFSAVKKETIAKVYLLKWIKIVSAAAILLAVLSIGLFNLNWSQRDSKITLASNKVSTPEKTNPINWKSVVNYTDHQQLVILPDGSTVKIFPGAELRYAIPFVKNKREVFLNGKSFFEISKDTNHPFVVYAKGIATTALGTSFTITALEKSKFIKVELHTGKVLVKNIDTVLNISAFSEVLLPGKELVYNSMLNRISVSDHKTLLAKDKNSSRDLNFQQASLVDVFDQLEKHYKVKIIYDRADLVEMSFTGIIKSTQSIDTILEEIAELNKLNQIKTAEGFLIRK
- a CDS encoding RNA polymerase sigma factor, with translation MLSYIHNLKSGNHESFEMVFRLSHKKVYAYFFKKTNDEDKAQDLTQLAFIKLWNFRHTLSEEHEMDVQLFRIARTTLLDYFKKESNDERNLKLYYTHISEEATDQHQKFEINQQLEVALSVLPPTRKKVFILSRLQGYSYKEISEQLCISPRTVEKHISLAVKQLDGYALVPVLVLLTKILD
- a CDS encoding Crp/Fnr family transcriptional regulator — its product is MKEFLEYVLQFCSLNQQQIALISKKAELLSLGKDEYFSEAGKVPKQVGFIVEGVMRGCYYNNKGEEITRFFINENNLTFDYINFDAETASSEYLQACTNCKLIVFSKQNWEELLRTIFGWDNVTNRMIQLCIFQKYRKAPIISQDATTRYLDFLKNFPGLANRIPLKYLASYLGVTATSLSRIRTNIR
- a CDS encoding SDR family oxidoreductase; this translates as MKKSALITGANKGIGLEIAKQLVQKGFYVYLGSRNLEKGLEALEHLKAQGLTNVEVIQFDVTDNDSLKSARAEIGKKTDILDVLINNAGISGIPQNPSAASIDNFKEVYETNLYGVIRTTQVFIDLLKKSNEPRIVNVSSNMGSLTFQSDSNYAAYHYKVLAAYASSKSAMNMYTVHLAYELRDTKFKINAVCPGYTKTDFTNHLGTGTVEEAGKRIVKYALIDHNGPTGKFFSEEANPLTAEIPW
- a CDS encoding LuxR C-terminal-related transcriptional regulator produces the protein MNCFQPTQYRTFYPRIIILILLLLPGVFVNGQTADRSSSLEKEISGLIFKPLKKAPSFSFAEQPGPKKEQTAYWLKGKLDTHQLNQPLSLQISSSHLHHTSLYSYKNGQFIEIKEQENLARYDQFNFQTDSNVYYLKSSDALLKQLPLVLMDAQSFQEKEGKRLLRIGFYYGLGLMSIIFNFVFFLIFKDKRFIAYCFLQIGVFVEFFYEDGMFYYLSSGELVMNNLLVYTVPFTAAFACVFSYYFLDLKDTHKNYWRYVGPVIALALLTLVLFTIFKWEAFLPIVDLLSFLSAIIPISIAISRFKKDVYARFLVLTFGIIVIFGAGYVLNMNFNLPWLAAFDMDALRMVSAFEIISIGFAITFKVRALQEEKEHYRTEINKYLVEFKESALVVPGISNLPLSNEEDTLMILQKDFLLTERETEVLQGIWEGLTNQELANKLFISPNTVKYHISNLYVKLDVKSRTQALRIKDKVNV